The DNA segment GCGACGAGGCCGGTCTGGCGCGACGAATCGCCCCCGATCTGGCTGATCTGCTCCATCGGGGCCGACAGCTTGCTCACCTCCTTCATCGGCTCGCGCAGCGTCGCGACCTGCTCCATCGGCTGCTTCAGCCCGGCGACGTCGCGCATCGGCGCGTCCAGGGCGGCGACATCACGCATCGGTGCGTTCAGGGCGGCGACGTCCGTGAGCGGGCCGCGGATGCTCACGAGGCTCTCGTTCATCGCGGCGATGGTGGCCTCCATCTGGCTCAGCCGATCCATCGACTCCTTGAGTCGCGCGGTCTCGCGCATGCTCTGCTGCATTGCGTCCATCGACCCCTTGAGCTCGGCCAGCCGCTCCATCGCCGCCTGCATCTCGGCGAGCTTCTCCATCGGCTGACGCAGCTCGGCGAGCCGATCGATGCTCTCCTGCGAGCTCCGCAGCGTCTGATTCGAATCCTCGATCGTCGCGCGGGTCCGCCGCATCTCCTCCGTCGTTGCCTGGATGGAGCGCGTGTTCGTGTCGATCATCGTCGCCATGCCGCAGCCCGTCGACACGAGCGCGAGCAGCATCATCGGCGCAATCCGAACGATCCTTTCGCAATGCATACCTGATCGTTGGTTCCTCGAAGGCGGCGCGTCAATGTGTGCTTGACGCGGTGCGCTGAAATATGACATAGCCGTGTCCGAGGGGTGAGGCGCTGTGGGACATCGCGCGTGTTCGCCTGCGAGCCGCTCGCGCGGCACGTGCTCTCACGGCGCTGTGAAATGTCGGTGTCGGTCCGGTGGATGTGACGCGCCGAGCGCTGGAAGCCGGACGCCGGAGGTGGAAGGGGAGAGGCCGAGTGCGTCGCTGCGATGGACGTCGCGCCGCCAGCGCCGCTGTCCGGAGCTACAACGCGGGTGCGGCGCGCTTCATGCCGGCGCGGCGGCGAGAGCTCGGTGGCGGCCGCGCGGGGCGGGGGCGCTCACCGCGCTGGACGGTCAGGCTGCCGGGCGCCGGTGCGGAGCGTGAGCGCGGCGAGGATCGCGAGCACGGCCGCGCCGAGCCAGGCAGGCCGGCCGAAGGCTTGCGTCCCCGTGGCGAGCGCGCCGTCGGTCCACGTGGCGTCGAGCAGGGCGCCGCGCAGACCTGCGCCCGCGAGCGCGCTGAAGCTCGCGTGGACGGCGACCGCCGCGAACACGCCGCGAGCGCGCAGGAAGAGCGCCGCGGCGAGCGCGCCGAGCGCGGTCGCGAGGGCGAAGCTCGACGGGGACGCGCCCGGCGCGAGCCCGAGCGCGGCGCCGTGCGCGAGGGCGGAGAAGACCAGCGCGGGGCGAGGCGAGAGGCCGGCGCGCGCCGCGGCGGCGAAGGGGATGCCGGTGAGCAGGAGCTCGTCGCGGACAGCGAGGGCGATCGAGCGCGCCAGGGCGAAGCCGAGGCTCGCCGAGGGCGCCCCGGCCTGGACGGTCGCCCAGCCGAGCACCGCGGAGACGCCGAGCGTGATCAGCACGGCGAGCGCGCCCAGCGCGGCGCCGAGCCCGACGCGACGGGCGATGCGCGCGCGGCGGCCTGGGCCCTCCGGCTCCAGAGGGTCGGTCCACTGCACGCCGGCCCGCGCCGCGACGACGTCGGCGACGACCGCGCCGCCGAGCGCCGCCGCGAGCGGGCTCGACGACAGGAGCACGGACACGATCTGCAGGGCCGCGGCGAGGCCGACGAGCCAGGCCGCGCCGAGCGCGAGCTCCGTCAGGCGGCGCTGCGGTCCGGCGGGATCGGGCCGACGGGCTTCCTCGGCGGCGTTCAATGGAGCGTGTGCCACTGGCCGTTGTGCTCCACTTTCGGGACGTCCGCGTCGCCGTCGGCCTCGTTGCGGTGACGCGCGCCCAGGGTGGCGACGAGCTGGACCGTGGACGGGCGCGTGGGCCGGTGGCGCGCCTCAGACACCGCGCGGAGCCGCCGGCGCGGCGCGGGAGGCGGCGGCGACCTCCGGCTGCGGAGCCGCTGCACGGCCAGGCGGCCGGAGACGAGCAGCCCGAGCACGAGCAGCGAGCCAGCCAGCACCGGGACGAAGCCGTAGCGGCGCGCGACGTTGGCGCGCCACGCGAGCTCGATCTCTGGGCCCGTCGAGACATAGGCGGCCCCGAGCGCGGCCTCGAGCGGCACGCCGCCGCGCACCCGAGCCAGGGCACGCACGAAGCTCTGCCGCCGCTCGTCCTCGACGAGGAAGCGGACGACGTCGGCCGCCTGCGCATAGGGCAGCGAGCCGGCCGCGTCCTCGGCGCCCGCGAGGCTCGCTTCGAGCTCGTCGAGCGGGACGAGGCGCCCCCGGAGCGCGGCGACCGAGAGCACCTGCGCGCGCCGAGCGACGCGGTCGCCGGCCACGTGGGCGGCGAACCCCTCGTGGAACCAGCGCGGGACCACGGCGCCTCCGGTCGCTTCATCCAGGGCGAGGTGCGCGAGCGCGTGACGGAAGGCGCCCTCGAGATCGGGCGTCTCGGCGCCGAGCCGCGGAGAGGCGCTGAGGACCGCGAGCCGCAGCGCGCCGAACGAGACGGCCGTGACGGGGCCAGCGAGGCCCCTGGGGACGAGGTCGTCGAGCTCGGCGGGCACATCCGCGATCCGGATCTTCACCGGCGCGGTCAGGACGTCGCGGCCGAGCAGGGCGCCGAGCTCGGCGCGCAGGTCGCCGGCGCGGGCGATCAGAGGGCGGACACGGTCGCGGGTGGACGGGTGATAGGCGAACTCGATCCAGCCGAGATCCTCGGTGTGGTACGCCGGCGGCGGCGGCGGCACGGGAAGATCGGCGCCGCCGTCGCTCGACGCGGCGGGTGCGTCGTAGACGCGGGGCGCGGCGCCGGCGAGCCGCGCGGGCGCGGCGACGATCGCGACGCAGAGGAGCGCGGCGAGCCTCAGCCCCAACCCCGCTGGGCTGCGCCGGGAGGAGCGCGTCATGGCGCGATCCGACCCCGGAGGTGCACGGTGTCGCCGGAATCGCCGCCCGTCTGGGCCAGCACCACCACGACGATCCCCGTGGCGACCACGCCCGCGAGCGGGCCCCAGAACCAGGGGGAGCTCCACGTCGAGCGCCGCTCCGACGGCTCCGACGAGCTGGCGCCGCCGTTCGCGGACTTCGGCGCCGCCTGGGCGACGTCGGCGCGAGGTCCCAGGGCGCCGCGCGGCGATGAGGCGGGCGCGGGCGGCGTCACGGCGCGACCCGCCGCGCCTCCGCTCCGTTCGTCTCCAGCGAGCAGCGCGCGGACGGCCGCGCCCGCGCCCGGCCAGTCGAAGGTCGCCCCGGCGGGGGCGGCCACGCCGTCCGCGGTCCGCTGGACCGTCGCGCCGAGCTCGATCGGCGCGTAGCTCGCGCCCGCGACCCGGAGCACGCGCGCCACGGGGTGGCCGTGCGCCGTGCTCACCGCGACGACGAGCGCCGCGCCTGCGCCCGCGCCGAGCGACGCGAGCAGCCCGCGCGCGACCGGCTCGGACTCGGCGCGCCCGGCGGAGCGGCGCACCTCGGCGAGCTCCTTCACGGCGGCCGGCGCGTCCGGGCGCGGCGGATCGCCGGTGAGCACCTGCGCTGTCGCCTCGTCGATGGGCGGGCGGAGCGCGGGGTCGCCGTAGATCGCGCGAGCGAGCGAGCGAGCCGCCTCGGCGCTCGCGTCGTCCACCGCCACCACGACGGCGCCGCGCAGGGCCGACCGTGCGGTGGGGGCGTCCGGCGCGCCGCGCGCGGCCGGCGCCGCCGCCGCGCTGCCCGCGTCCGGAGCCGCCGCGGCGGCGCCGCCTCGAGGCGGCTCCTGGGCCTGCGCGGGCGCCGCCGTCAGGCCGAGCGCCATCGCGACGAGGCCCGGGGCAGCCGGCGGACGGCGGAACATGCATTCACGGTACGGAGGCCGCGGGCGAGCGTCAAACGGCGCGCGGCGCGGCGTCACGTCACAGCCAGCCGTGCTCGCGGTACCAGGCGACCGCTCGGCGCGTCCCCTCCGCCCAGTTCACCGCGGGCGCCCAGCCGAGCTCCCTGCGGGCGTCGCTGGCGTCACAGACCCAGTGCGACGCGGAGAGCTCGTTCAGCTTGTCGCGCGTGAGCATCACGGCCTTGCCGGTGAGGCGGCCGAGCCCCTCGCTCGCGAGCGCGGCGCCGCGCATGAGCGAGAACGGGACGCCGACGCGGACGAGCGCCCGCGCGCCGAGCGCCGCCTCCACGTCCGCCAGCATGTCGCGCCACACATACACGCTTCCGTCGTCGATGAAGTAGGCGCGGCCGCTCGGCACGTCGCTCTCGATCGCCCGGATGCACGCGGCGGCGGCGTCGGAGGCGTAGATCACGCTGAGCGTGTTCCTGCCGTCGCCGAGCATCGGGAGGAAGCGGCGCGCGACGCTCTGGAAGAACGCGAACGACTCCTGGTCGCGCGGGCCGTAGATCATCGGGGGGCGCACGACGACCACGGGCAACGCGCCCTTCTCGGCGAGGACCAGCCGCTCGGCCTCGAGCTTCGAGCGCCCGTAGCGCGTCACGGGGGCCGGGGGTGCGTCGGCGGCGATGGGGCGCCCGTCCAGGCTCGGGCCGATGGCGGCGAGGCTCGAGACGAACACGAACCGCCGTATCGCGCCCGCCGGCGCCGCCTTCGCCGCGTCGAGCAGGTTCCGCGTGCCGTCGACGTTGACCCGGAAGAACTCCGCCTCGTCGCGCGCCTTGACCAGCCCGGCCGAGTGCACGATCGCGTCGACGCCCGGCGGACCGACGACCGCGCGGCGGACGCTCTCCGCGTCCTCGACGGCGCCGTACGCGAGCTCGACGCCGCGCAGCGACGACAGGAACCTCGTGTCCGACGAGCGCCGCACCAGGGCGACGACGCTGTGCCCCTGCTGCGCGAGCTGCTCGGCGACGTGCGAGCCGAGGAACCCGCTCGCGCCCGTGACCAGCACCCTCATCGATCCGCTCCTTCTTTACGGTCCCGGCGCGCGCCCGAGGCGCTCGGCGCTGGCGCCCACGTCGAGCTGCCGGCGCCCGCGTCGAGCCGCCCGCGCCGCTCGGCGCTGGCCCCCGCGCCCATCACAGCGCCCGCTCGTAGACGCGGTACTTCTTGTGGACCCGGCCGCCCATCAGCCGGATGCCCGCGTTGATGGCGGCGTTGTCCTCCAGCGTCCACCCAAGCTCGCCGCCCTCCATGCCGAGCAGATGCGCCGCGCGGTTCATCTCGACGTAGAGGAAGGCGCTGAGCCCGGCGTAGCGCCGCACGTGGCGCCACTTCTTGCGGATGCCGAGCACGACGAGGCGCCCGCGCTTCGGGCCGCGTACGCGCAACCGCCACAGCAGCTTGAAGATGCCGCCGGGGAGGAGCTTGCCGTGGAAGTCCTTGATCAGCTGGTTGAGGTCGGGCAGCCCGAGCGACACGGCGGCCGGCTCGCCGTCGATGAACGTGATCTTGGTGAGCTCGGGCATCAGGATGAGCCGCACGTCCTTCGACCACTTGACGAGCTCTTTCTCGGTCATCGGGACGAAGCCCCAGTTGTCGCTCCAGGCGTCGTTGTAGACGTCCATGAGGATCCGGATGTCGCGGAGCAGGTTCTTCGGATCGCCGCAGCGCGTGTGCACCTCCGGCATCGCCAGGACCTCGGCGTGGGCCTTCTGCGCCCGGGCGGGGACGTTGCCGACCTCGTAGCCCCACGCGTAGAGATCCTTCACCTTCTCGAGCCCGGCCTGCTCGATGAGCCGGCCCTGGTGCGGCCGGTGGTAGGGCATCATCATCACCGGCGGGAGCTCGAAGCCCTCGATGAGGCAGCCGATCTCCTCGTTGGTCGAGAGCGAGTAGGGGCCCCGCATGCGCTTCATCCCGCGCGCGCGCAGCCAGCCCGTGGCCTCGGCGAACAGCGCTCCGGCCGTCTCGGCGTCGTCGATCGTATCGATGAAGCCGAAGGAGCCAGTGTCGTCGCGGTGGACCCGGAGGTGCTCGTGATCGACCTGCGCGGTGATCCGGCCCGCTGGCCTGCCGTCCTTGTACGCCACCCACGCCGTCCCCTCGGCGTGCTCGAAGAACGGGTTCTTCTTCTTGTCGAGCCGATCGGAGATGTCCAAGTCGAGCGGGCGGATATAGTTGGGCTCACCCTCGTAGACGGTGTCGACCACGTTCAGGAAGTCCTTGAGGACCTTCTTGTCGCCCTTCCGGAGCTCGCGGATCTCGATAGCCATAGGGCTTGAGCCCGTACCTTCCGAGACGCGGCGCTGCAAGGGGCTCGCACGGACGTGGTCTCGGCCCCGATCGCGGAGCGCCGCGCGCCGCGCTGATCGCCGGGCGGCGCGCGCCGCGTTGAGAGCAGGACGCCGCGCGCCGCGTTGATCGAACGACGCAGCGCGCGCGAAGCCGGTAAGCTCTCGCGGCGGGCCTGTCGGGCCCCCCGGCAACTCAGGTGGACGCAGCATGATGACCCCGAAGGAGTTCCAGAGGCAGTTCAAGCGGCTGCTCATGAGCCGCGTGGAGGGCATGGACTGGGAGGACAAGCTCGCCCGGGTCCGCCAGTACCTGCGCCAGCTCGAGGCGCGCCAGAGCCCGGAGGAGGAGTCGGCCGAGCTGTCTCCGTCGCTGGAGCTCATCCCGTTCGAGCCCGGCAAGCGGCCCGTCGACGAGGCGCTCTATCCAGGGCACGGGTGCAGCGAGCGCGTCGGCTGCATCAACACCTCCGGCGACCCGTCGGAGCTGGGCGACGAGGTGTGGCTGCTCTACCGGCTGCGCGACCTCTACGCGTTCGTCGCGC comes from the Sorangium aterium genome and includes:
- a CDS encoding CPBP family glutamic-type intramembrane protease, which gives rise to MAHAPLNAAEEARRPDPAGPQRRLTELALGAAWLVGLAAALQIVSVLLSSSPLAAALGGAVVADVVAARAGVQWTDPLEPEGPGRRARIARRVGLGAALGALAVLITLGVSAVLGWATVQAGAPSASLGFALARSIALAVRDELLLTGIPFAAAARAGLSPRPALVFSALAHGAALGLAPGASPSSFALATALGALAAALFLRARGVFAAVAVHASFSALAGAGLRGALLDATWTDGALATGTQAFGRPAWLGAAVLAILAALTLRTGARQPDRPAR
- a CDS encoding peptidase MA family metallohydrolase, encoding MTRSSRRSPAGLGLRLAALLCVAIVAAPARLAGAAPRVYDAPAASSDGGADLPVPPPPPAYHTEDLGWIEFAYHPSTRDRVRPLIARAGDLRAELGALLGRDVLTAPVKIRIADVPAELDDLVPRGLAGPVTAVSFGALRLAVLSASPRLGAETPDLEGAFRHALAHLALDEATGGAVVPRWFHEGFAAHVAGDRVARRAQVLSVAALRGRLVPLDELEASLAGAEDAAGSLPYAQAADVVRFLVEDERRQSFVRALARVRGGVPLEAALGAAYVSTGPEIELAWRANVARRYGFVPVLAGSLLVLGLLVSGRLAVQRLRSRRSPPPPAPRRRLRAVSEARHRPTRPSTVQLVATLGARHRNEADGDADVPKVEHNGQWHTLH
- a CDS encoding NAD-dependent epimerase/dehydratase family protein, translating into MRVLVTGASGFLGSHVAEQLAQQGHSVVALVRRSSDTRFLSSLRGVELAYGAVEDAESVRRAVVGPPGVDAIVHSAGLVKARDEAEFFRVNVDGTRNLLDAAKAAPAGAIRRFVFVSSLAAIGPSLDGRPIAADAPPAPVTRYGRSKLEAERLVLAEKGALPVVVVRPPMIYGPRDQESFAFFQSVARRFLPMLGDGRNTLSVIYASDAAAACIRAIESDVPSGRAYFIDDGSVYVWRDMLADVEAALGARALVRVGVPFSLMRGAALASEGLGRLTGKAVMLTRDKLNELSASHWVCDASDARRELGWAPAVNWAEGTRRAVAWYREHGWL